The Mycoplasmopsis gallinacea genome includes a window with the following:
- a CDS encoding GA module-containing protein: MKKRINKRLLLTLPMVGVAFLPLSFINIQTSKTYRKDDGQQITFDQFNNFISDNKWTEPNFSRYAKEWNNSNSNSWSVADATNGAETIEPIPYFYKKNVFIGNFIKDGTGYRPWDSYRNEPGGWFIGGRGFSKADGTKTFKIAFHRSTMRLDERRWVGGFYISNDLVLTGNIIVSLFSLDRNNNVTNRRENTDTINWRFIGINENDDYNTLKQINPFKDNSALDLKDGNDVKLSVRSIDGSKTIPFSWARYYSAYEGQEKRNQVNDIIMNRNVDFNDGSGTGTFLQGLKLLPRDAFTDTPYNSMSRNLGAYFEFYVLTESNVESNNGVIIEFTVKPNDREAEPGQSPMEYVGESFVGAGISIPHKYIGQYWFGSLGFHAQAKRNQTWIKRFITKEKVKSYENVADQINYTEDEELPQTTLEIYEPKNGARTKLYDVNKDRFDDVKFQKSLKGEKNKSYFTKNIFNDESRITSYDQMTIKVAFKNEQDKKKWKIKDEYRILTGMSTDLRNYWSFEDIEYDLTDRYKLIKLIDKSEYLTKAQKDYLKNDYLNQLFGSTDVNDFPADDTRSFQSAVTEIKRWDLAQKSLELAYQELKSYTTSDNKTLKNGQQSEYTNREDYIFSDKTIRDEIETALENAKPFADLQTTSNPSGKDRNSADIPLMKLSEPTNNNLKTSLLALKSKLSKMNGRTYLDAEKQKLDNNNLSILQANSANITKAKELFNSYSNQIANGYDQAASKAWINNDLTNNPQGTLEREKLNNYVQKVTELSNEYDKLKELHQITSTLNQDSPVVKYSEDSIKNSFNQDNTSVNNLVNGIQNGTTDLFSNTQRFEEATNNSNQNSVKNTRERLETTLKQLDGNKREAIKELDGFKNLTSPNPQGQNVDSKAKVNALPSNFVDNGTSITNNLVNNNVELGKIMNEAWETAKTNFKEKINALSNLTDTQKEHFKNQVTDDKKYSTGLLYFDDRNLDFTNPTFSNLTPLNTNMGDLKSYYDSLESSMKDGTDERYLFADLNYKNEYEKQLLRTKQFLGIPLTEAERNSSNYVEVPASELVDPTKVQEAKNQLEAAKNNLNGIPFSPEIEKLAYLSDTLKSQIKKEKETLNNQAPAIINLREKAIELNNKAKELIDLMKDVVQNKQNENYADYANASDETKNPFDEEINLIKDLFEGDFATNGYVKLKGADPEPSSWTDFTNSKITQVQERINQLKAKLNALDGEEIKAEQERINNLAITYDYPNDLKRNILPSEVAASEHWSEFTHTVQPENAQDFEVRIVDVTPQADDFEPGTVNVTYEVVSTKFPSISKRIVSTKNQDITGFLTAREKEFRLKKAEIIEKINNLANQGKLTPEQKAQLLNEVNALSYENGNTPDDLNLINNKIDALVDANKVIDDLPNLTDDQKAQLKSRYLTDNSPENINKIQREAQNLDDLIGKLKEKIQAAENTKNEPIYTKDQQDRKDAFDQALEEAKNKLNEILAKDLTNEDLPTLAKEIDNPDQTQPGVIQKLDKASDDLDGNRHDLLSKVRNFAHLEADDLTWLDDEINRLPKRPTEQQQKAILNKALERCKLNAKKKIKALKLLTDAEKQAYEQEIDQITLHTASNGIDPEVDSNNQQIKYNVDIDSILERANQDELTKRKAIGKLYGDNELSILPAYEHLNDNQKAYLKNLIINNPTSETTRILQEAQDTNDAMKMYKDLFVSSDNQEPNNVKPSDKTDYLDASENVKNLFDLGLENRDSIVASNGELKTLDELISYKKDSNNNFILDENGNKVIDLENGLIGNLIKARNDLDGDERLAKRKEELAKRLDKDNSQPPVLLEFLIDNQLEKAKEKLADSSIDRISKVDDLEDNLVHLNDEMQKMLMYIESKNGNPDKGMTPFTQTLMYTGSFDDKRKAYDDALKEAEEYLATLKASNNPDEILNSTKLEEINKKIAKAIENLDGEKNMDKLQNEALEKINSYQNLNDAQKEMLKMEVLNARTPEDLLGNANKQGLNDKAKELNDQMGILNELTKNEKGENPDTTNTKTTTGYIDSDNEPYEVTNPDGTKSESTLGKKDAYDKYIHDADNLYQPNDVANSDGSGGSTRVDTSNKNAQTDPNVVKELIVKLKEAKEALNGDDKFGAEKERLLKSIHNQDNELNIKYPNLNPSQIEYFEQEIAKTKSIKELQKLELTISKLNSAMGHLLEQIDLADNDHEVTITNEDGTTSTQTEKAFEKMPKYTEASQKTKDPYDQVKEIMKKLVDKNKDVETKNDEQGNPVQVDTDLIIEPSKIDQILNDYLVAKENLDGDNTFNLEKEATINEIKNNSYLNLAQKKDLIDKVQASKTKDELNAVKEQIEPLTDAMKKLRDIQNEALETLEQPRYKNSSKDRQDALNNEDPANLGVIQNNKPSVDDVLKHFIPEEDAKNTSQNLTIDQINDLVSKTRAALDNLNGDEELEKAKQKAIELIKGDNLFNDGDQSYNKLNRAQKQYLIDKIQKAILINDDNNSSVNEILEEAKQLNEQMNELDKYIKNTVQEGQNIDPKSRNNYKDASDNLKMNFDNSYNDSLNNLNYDNGRNLSKEQVQELLNKVEKDYNSLDGDSKRDAALDELAKLIQKDPAFKQTDLYLSSEEDKKAFYDKAISGGKNILADKDNVPLSQIKNQIQKIKDAIKKLEDNKELFKKRIDALPNLSDEEKARYKQEIEDSQSFEDRTNIYQKAVANNDGKQKVIDYINSLPNLSPRDKKELIQKVINANGENQAELDKIQDDAKTADALIAKLLNDAKGDHTLSLQEINDITNKLKEIGITNPEYFNLADEMLQFKDLKDTLEKYRSEDISSPTFKETSNKLDKLIESIHSSIYAQPNIRDAWNKLSQDTLKLKDQALSEMRLVESLSNLRFDDFTTEINSDKVVESNKYQEFYKELKDKNFFNLILKDKGTLTKQELATLKGIEKKDASDVLYSVIQKLIHEKEIKEKLSFWWYVALSLTSLGIFNLLYLLYRQKEDKEE, encoded by the coding sequence ATGAAAAAAAGAATTAATAAGAGATTATTATTAACATTACCAATGGTGGGAGTAGCGTTCCTACCGTTGAGTTTTATCAACATTCAGACAAGTAAAACATACAGAAAAGATGATGGACAGCAAATTACTTTTGATCAATTCAATAATTTTATTAGTGATAACAAGTGAACTGAGCCTAATTTTAGTAGGTATGCCAAAGAGTGAAATAATAGTAATTCAAATAGTTGGTCTGTCGCTGATGCTACAAATGGAGCTGAAACGATTGAACCTATTCCTTATTTCTATAAGAAGAATGTTTTTATAGGTAACTTTATAAAAGATGGTACAGGATATAGACCTTGAGATTCTTATAGAAACGAACCTGGTGGTTGATTCATTGGTGGTAGAGGTTTTTCTAAAGCGGATGGTACAAAAACATTTAAAATAGCTTTCCATAGAAGCACTATGAGACTTGATGAGCGTAGATGAGTTGGTGGTTTTTACATATCAAATGATTTGGTGTTAACTGGTAACATTATAGTCAGTCTTTTTTCATTAGATAGAAATAATAACGTTACTAATAGACGTGAAAATACAGATACAATTAATTGAAGATTTATTGGTATAAATGAAAATGATGATTACAACACTTTAAAGCAAATCAATCCATTTAAAGATAATTCTGCATTAGATTTAAAAGATGGTAATGATGTAAAACTTTCTGTAAGAAGTATAGATGGCTCAAAAACAATTCCTTTTTCTTGAGCTAGATATTATTCAGCGTATGAAGGCCAAGAAAAAAGAAATCAAGTTAATGATATTATTATGAATCGTAATGTTGATTTCAATGATGGTAGTGGTACAGGAACATTTTTACAAGGATTAAAATTACTTCCAAGAGATGCATTCACAGATACCCCTTATAACTCAATGAGCAGAAACTTAGGTGCATATTTTGAATTTTATGTACTTACTGAAAGCAATGTAGAATCTAATAATGGTGTTATTATTGAATTTACTGTCAAACCAAATGATCGAGAAGCGGAACCTGGACAGTCTCCGATGGAATATGTAGGAGAATCTTTTGTCGGGGCCGGTATTAGTATTCCGCATAAATATATTGGTCAATACTGATTTGGATCTTTAGGATTTCACGCACAAGCTAAAAGAAATCAAACTTGAATTAAGAGATTTATTACAAAAGAAAAAGTTAAATCTTATGAAAATGTAGCTGATCAAATTAACTATACAGAAGATGAAGAACTTCCACAAACAACATTAGAAATATATGAGCCAAAAAACGGAGCTCGAACTAAATTATATGATGTTAATAAAGATAGATTTGATGATGTTAAATTTCAAAAATCTTTAAAAGGAGAAAAAAATAAATCATATTTCACTAAAAACATTTTTAACGATGAAAGTCGGATTACTTCTTATGATCAAATGACAATAAAAGTAGCATTTAAAAATGAACAAGATAAAAAGAAATGAAAAATTAAAGATGAATATAGAATTTTAACTGGTATGTCAACCGATCTTAGAAATTACTGATCTTTTGAAGATATTGAATACGATCTTACCGATAGATATAAGTTAATAAAATTAATCGATAAAAGTGAATATTTAACAAAAGCGCAAAAAGATTATTTAAAAAATGATTATTTAAATCAACTTTTTGGTAGTACGGATGTCAATGATTTTCCTGCTGATGATACAAGATCATTCCAAAGTGCTGTTACCGAAATAAAAAGATGAGATCTTGCTCAAAAAAGTTTAGAACTTGCATATCAAGAGTTAAAAAGCTATACGACTAGTGACAACAAAACTTTAAAAAATGGTCAACAAAGTGAATATACAAATAGAGAAGACTATATTTTTAGTGATAAAACAATAAGAGATGAAATTGAAACAGCATTAGAAAATGCTAAGCCATTTGCTGATTTACAAACAACATCAAATCCAAGTGGAAAAGATAGAAATTCTGCTGACATTCCATTAATGAAGTTAAGCGAACCTACAAATAATAATTTAAAAACTTCTCTTTTAGCATTAAAGAGTAAACTTTCTAAAATGAACGGTAGAACTTACTTAGATGCAGAAAAACAAAAATTAGATAATAATAATTTATCAATATTACAAGCTAATAGCGCAAATATTACTAAAGCTAAAGAATTATTCAATAGTTACTCAAATCAAATAGCAAATGGTTATGACCAAGCAGCGTCAAAAGCTTGAATTAATAATGATTTAACAAATAATCCACAAGGAACACTTGAAAGAGAAAAACTTAATAATTATGTTCAAAAAGTAACTGAGTTATCAAATGAATATGATAAATTAAAAGAATTACATCAAATCACAAGCACTCTAAATCAAGATAGCCCTGTTGTAAAATATTCGGAAGATTCAATAAAGAATTCATTTAATCAAGATAATACAAGTGTTAACAATTTAGTTAACGGAATTCAAAATGGAACAACAGATTTATTTTCAAATACACAAAGATTTGAAGAAGCAACAAATAATTCAAATCAAAATAGTGTTAAAAATACGCGTGAAAGACTAGAAACAACACTAAAACAACTTGATGGAAATAAAAGAGAAGCAATTAAAGAATTAGATGGGTTTAAAAATTTAACATCTCCAAATCCACAAGGACAAAATGTTGATTCTAAAGCTAAAGTTAATGCATTACCTTCTAATTTTGTAGATAATGGAACTTCGATTACAAATAATCTTGTAAATAATAATGTTGAACTTGGCAAAATAATGAATGAAGCGTGAGAAACAGCAAAAACTAATTTTAAAGAAAAAATTAATGCTCTTTCTAATTTAACAGATACACAAAAAGAACATTTTAAAAATCAAGTAACTGATGATAAGAAATACTCAACTGGTTTATTATATTTTGATGATCGTAATTTAGACTTTACTAATCCTACTTTCTCTAACCTAACTCCACTTAATACAAATATGGGTGATTTAAAGAGTTATTATGATTCATTGGAATCTTCAATGAAAGATGGAACTGATGAAAGATATTTATTCGCAGACCTAAATTACAAAAATGAATATGAAAAGCAACTTTTACGTACTAAACAATTTTTAGGAATTCCACTTACAGAAGCTGAAAGAAACAGTTCTAATTATGTAGAAGTTCCGGCAAGTGAATTAGTTGATCCTACAAAAGTACAGGAAGCCAAAAACCAATTAGAAGCTGCTAAGAATAATCTTAATGGTATTCCGTTCTCACCAGAAATTGAAAAGCTTGCATATTTAAGCGATACTTTAAAATCACAAATTAAAAAAGAGAAAGAAACTTTAAATAATCAAGCTCCAGCAATTATTAATTTACGCGAAAAAGCAATTGAACTTAACAACAAAGCTAAAGAATTAATCGATTTAATGAAGGATGTTGTTCAAAATAAACAAAACGAGAACTATGCAGATTATGCAAATGCATCTGATGAAACAAAAAATCCTTTCGATGAAGAAATTAATTTAATTAAAGATCTTTTTGAAGGCGATTTTGCAACAAATGGTTATGTAAAACTTAAAGGTGCAGACCCTGAACCAAGTTCTTGAACTGATTTTACAAATTCTAAAATAACACAAGTTCAAGAAAGAATAAACCAATTAAAAGCCAAATTAAATGCCTTAGATGGTGAAGAAATTAAAGCAGAACAAGAAAGAATTAATAATCTTGCAATTACATACGATTATCCTAACGATTTAAAACGCAATATTTTACCATCAGAAGTAGCTGCTAGTGAGCACTGATCTGAATTTACTCATACTGTCCAACCAGAAAATGCTCAAGATTTTGAAGTTAGAATTGTAGATGTAACTCCACAAGCTGATGATTTTGAGCCAGGTACTGTTAATGTTACTTATGAAGTGGTATCTACAAAATTCCCTTCGATTTCAAAGAGAATTGTTTCAACCAAAAATCAAGATATCACAGGATTTTTAACAGCTAGAGAAAAAGAATTTAGACTTAAAAAAGCTGAAATCATTGAAAAAATTAATAATTTAGCTAACCAAGGAAAATTAACTCCTGAACAAAAAGCTCAATTGTTAAATGAAGTAAATGCGCTAAGTTATGAAAATGGAAATACTCCAGATGATTTAAATTTAATTAATAATAAAATCGATGCTCTTGTTGATGCTAATAAAGTTATCGATGATTTACCTAATTTAACAGATGATCAAAAAGCACAATTAAAATCACGTTATTTAACTGATAATTCACCTGAAAATATTAATAAAATCCAAAGAGAAGCTCAAAATCTAGATGATTTAATAGGTAAGTTAAAAGAAAAAATACAAGCTGCTGAAAATACTAAAAATGAACCAATTTACACAAAAGATCAGCAAGATAGAAAAGATGCATTTGATCAAGCTTTAGAAGAAGCTAAAAACAAATTAAATGAAATCTTAGCCAAAGATCTTACTAACGAAGATTTACCTACTCTTGCTAAAGAAATTGATAATCCAGATCAAACTCAGCCAGGTGTTATTCAAAAATTAGATAAAGCAAGCGATGATCTTGATGGTAATAGACATGATTTACTTAGCAAAGTTAGAAATTTTGCTCATTTAGAAGCAGATGATTTAACATGACTAGATGATGAAATTAATAGATTACCAAAAAGACCGACCGAACAACAACAAAAAGCTATTTTAAATAAAGCACTTGAGCGTTGTAAGTTAAATGCTAAAAAGAAAATTAAAGCTTTAAAATTATTAACAGATGCCGAAAAACAAGCATATGAACAAGAAATCGATCAAATTACGTTACATACAGCAAGCAATGGAATTGATCCAGAAGTAGATTCAAATAATCAACAAATAAAATATAACGTTGATATTGACTCTATTTTAGAGAGAGCAAATCAAGATGAACTTACAAAACGTAAAGCTATCGGAAAACTTTACGGTGATAATGAATTAAGTATTTTACCTGCTTACGAACATCTTAATGACAACCAAAAAGCTTATTTAAAAAATTTAATCATTAATAATCCAACTTCTGAAACAACAAGAATCTTACAAGAAGCACAAGATACAAATGATGCAATGAAAATGTATAAAGATCTTTTTGTAAGCTCAGATAATCAAGAACCTAATAATGTTAAACCATCTGACAAAACCGATTATCTTGATGCATCTGAAAACGTTAAAAATCTTTTTGACCTTGGTCTTGAAAATCGTGATAGCATAGTAGCTTCTAATGGTGAATTAAAAACTTTAGATGAACTTATTAGCTATAAAAAAGACTCAAACAATAATTTTATTCTTGACGAAAACGGAAATAAAGTTATCGATCTAGAAAACGGATTAATAGGTAATTTAATTAAAGCTAGAAATGATTTAGATGGTGATGAAAGGCTAGCAAAACGTAAAGAAGAGCTAGCTAAAAGATTAGATAAAGATAATTCACAACCACCTGTATTGCTTGAGTTTTTAATAGACAATCAATTAGAAAAAGCTAAAGAAAAACTTGCAGATAGCAGCATTGATCGTATTTCAAAAGTTGATGACCTTGAAGATAATTTAGTTCATTTAAATGATGAAATGCAAAAAATGTTAATGTACATCGAAAGTAAAAATGGTAATCCAGACAAAGGAATGACTCCTTTCACTCAGACATTAATGTATACTGGTTCGTTTGATGATAAACGTAAAGCATATGATGATGCTCTAAAAGAAGCGGAAGAATATCTTGCTACTTTAAAAGCTTCAAATAATCCTGATGAAATTCTTAATTCAACTAAGCTCGAAGAAATTAACAAAAAAATTGCAAAAGCAATTGAAAACTTAGATGGTGAAAAGAATATGGATAAACTTCAAAATGAAGCGCTTGAAAAAATTAATTCATATCAAAATCTTAATGATGCCCAAAAAGAAATGCTTAAAATGGAAGTTTTAAATGCTAGAACTCCTGAAGATCTTTTAGGTAATGCTAATAAACAAGGTTTAAATGACAAAGCTAAAGAATTAAACGATCAAATGGGCATTCTTAATGAATTAACTAAAAATGAAAAAGGTGAAAACCCTGATACAACAAATACTAAAACAACAACAGGTTATATCGATTCGGATAATGAACCGTATGAAGTTACAAATCCTGATGGAACTAAATCTGAGTCAACTCTTGGTAAAAAAGATGCATATGATAAGTATATTCATGATGCAGATAATCTTTATCAACCAAATGATGTCGCAAATAGTGATGGAAGTGGTGGATCTACAAGAGTAGATACTTCGAACAAAAATGCACAAACAGATCCTAATGTTGTTAAAGAATTAATTGTAAAATTAAAAGAAGCAAAAGAAGCACTTAACGGTGATGATAAATTCGGAGCAGAAAAAGAAAGATTACTCAAATCAATTCATAATCAAGATAATGAACTTAATATCAAATATCCTAATTTAAATCCTTCGCAAATTGAATATTTTGAGCAAGAGATTGCTAAAACAAAATCAATTAAAGAGCTTCAAAAACTAGAATTAACAATTAGCAAGTTAAATTCAGCTATGGGTCATTTATTAGAACAAATTGATCTTGCAGATAATGATCACGAAGTAACTATAACAAACGAAGATGGTACAACTTCTACTCAAACTGAAAAAGCATTCGAAAAAATGCCTAAATACACAGAAGCAAGCCAAAAAACAAAAGATCCATACGATCAAGTTAAAGAAATTATGAAGAAATTGGTTGATAAAAATAAAGATGTTGAAACCAAGAATGATGAACAAGGAAATCCAGTACAAGTTGATACTGATTTAATTATTGAACCAAGCAAAATTGATCAAATTTTAAACGATTACTTAGTAGCAAAAGAAAATCTAGATGGAGATAACACCTTTAATTTAGAAAAAGAAGCTACTATTAATGAAATTAAAAATAATTCATATTTAAATTTAGCTCAAAAGAAAGATTTAATTGATAAAGTACAAGCATCAAAAACCAAAGATGAATTAAATGCTGTCAAAGAACAAATTGAACCTTTAACTGATGCTATGAAAAAACTTAGAGATATTCAAAACGAAGCATTAGAAACGTTAGAACAACCAAGATATAAAAACTCTTCAAAAGATCGTCAAGATGCTTTAAATAATGAAGATCCAGCTAATTTAGGTGTTATTCAAAATAATAAACCATCAGTTGATGATGTTCTTAAGCATTTTATCCCTGAAGAAGATGCAAAAAACACTTCGCAAAACCTTACAATTGATCAAATTAATGATCTTGTTTCAAAAACAAGAGCAGCACTTGATAACTTAAATGGTGATGAAGAGCTTGAAAAAGCTAAACAAAAAGCAATTGAGTTAATTAAAGGTGATAATTTATTTAATGACGGTGATCAATCATACAATAAATTAAATAGAGCTCAAAAACAATATTTAATTGATAAGATTCAAAAAGCAATTTTAATTAACGACGATAATAACAGCAGTGTTAATGAAATTTTAGAAGAAGCAAAACAATTAAATGAGCAAATGAATGAACTTGACAAATATATTAAAAATACAGTTCAAGAAGGTCAAAATATTGATCCTAAATCAAGAAATAATTATAAAGATGCTAGTGATAATCTAAAAATGAACTTTGATAATTCATACAATGACTCGCTAAATAATCTTAATTATGATAATGGACGTAATTTATCAAAAGAACAAGTTCAAGAGTTGCTTAATAAAGTTGAAAAAGATTACAATAGCCTAGATGGTGATAGCAAGAGAGATGCAGCGTTAGATGAACTTGCTAAATTAATTCAAAAAGATCCAGCATTTAAGCAAACTGATCTTTATTTAAGTAGTGAAGAAGATAAAAAAGCATTTTATGATAAAGCTATTAGCGGTGGAAAAAACATACTAGCTGATAAAGATAATGTTCCACTAAGTCAAATCAAAAATCAAATTCAAAAAATTAAGGACGCAATTAAGAAGCTTGAAGATAACAAAGAGTTATTTAAAAAACGAATTGATGCTCTGCCAAATCTTTCAGATGAAGAGAAAGCAAGGTACAAACAAGAAATCGAAGATTCGCAATCATTTGAAGATAGAACAAATATTTACCAAAAAGCAGTAGCTAACAATGACGGAAAACAAAAAGTTATTGACTATATTAATTCTCTTCCAAATCTTAGTCCAAGAGATAAAAAAGAATTAATTCAAAAAGTAATTAATGCTAATGGTGAAAATCAGGCTGAATTAGATAAAATTCAAGACGATGCAAAAACAGCCGATGCTTTAATTGCTAAATTATTAAATGATGCAAAAGGTGACCATACTCTTTCATTGCAAGAAATTAACGATATTACTAATAAATTAAAAGAAATTGGTATTACAAACCCAGAGTACTTTAATTTAGCTGATGAAATGTTACAATTTAAAGATCTTAAAGATACATTAGAAAAATATCGTAGTGAAGATATAAGTAGTCCAACATTTAAAGAAACATCAAATAAACTTGATAAACTAATTGAGTCAATTCATTCATCTATTTATGCACAACCAAATATTAGAGATGCTTGAAATAAATTAAGTCAAGACACCTTAAAATTAAAAGATCAAGCCCTTAGTGAAATGAGATTAGTAGAATCCTTATCGAATTTAAGATTTGATGATTTTACCACTGAAATTAATAGTGATAAAGTAGTTGAATCTAATAAATATCAAGAATTTTATAAGGAACTTAAAGATAAAAACTTCTTTAACTTAATCTTAAAAGATAAAGGTACACTTACAAAACAAGAACTAGCAACTCTCAAAGGAATTGAGAAAAAAGATGCTTCAGATGTTTTATATAGTGTAATTCAAAAATTAATTCACGAAAAAGAAATCAAAGAAAAATTAAGTTTTTGATGATATGTCGCTCTTTCATTAACTTCTCTTGGTATTTTTAACCTCCTTTACCTTCTTTATCGTCAAAAAGAAGACAAAGAAGAATAA
- a CDS encoding Mbov_0401 family ICE element transposase-like protein, translated as MNTAFFYFIKDLNKIEEDFRTIKRKQEHPNWNLHKVKTRVIIDNQGNRHYYNLGVYYIRKIENGKEKRTYFTYYHHDYLKQIGRNKYSIETKKFATFLKNSHARRPKFLPKSTYQYWINQNSKEKVISSKLEDKIANSYNSSSNKLRKYDVKDEHKNILYVEIDDTYKTIQQNRKSRKLMCRMITFNLFNNKTNRYECINNVQIYFDKEQKLTKYDEKNSIIALIEMIQNEYYKPDMEICIKGDGAKNINETAKYFDYQVLDKFHLINYVKNAFMLKKFLNNSIVKQFKNEFKIKGVYSYFDNIFENFSILDWEKLFSAFINWTKNNKLDYRFSEALLKLIKYINNQKELIFDIPKAINKSSHTESYIHNYFKKYISKKGTSYKISTIIDLVSDNFDYKNGLLQIY; from the coding sequence ATGAATACAGCGTTTTTCTATTTCATTAAAGATTTAAATAAAATAGAAGAAGATTTCAGAACCATAAAAAGAAAACAAGAACACCCTAATTGAAACTTACATAAAGTGAAAACAAGGGTAATTATTGATAATCAAGGGAATAGACATTATTATAATTTAGGAGTTTATTACATTAGAAAAATTGAAAACGGTAAAGAAAAAAGAACTTATTTTACTTATTATCATCACGATTATTTAAAACAAATAGGTAGAAATAAATACTCAATTGAAACAAAGAAATTTGCTACTTTTCTTAAAAACAGTCATGCAAGGAGACCAAAATTTTTACCTAAAAGCACATATCAGTATTGAATAAATCAAAATAGTAAAGAGAAAGTTATTTCTTCAAAACTTGAAGATAAAATTGCAAATTCATATAATAGCAGTTCAAATAAATTGCGTAAATATGATGTAAAAGATGAACACAAAAACATTTTATATGTTGAAATAGATGATACTTATAAGACAATACAACAAAACAGAAAAAGCAGAAAATTGATGTGCAGAATGATTACTTTTAACTTATTTAATAACAAAACAAACAGATATGAATGTATAAATAATGTTCAAATATATTTTGATAAAGAACAAAAATTAACTAAATATGACGAGAAAAATTCAATTATTGCACTTATAGAAATGATACAAAATGAATATTATAAACCTGATATGGAAATATGTATTAAAGGAGACGGAGCAAAAAACATCAATGAAACTGCTAAATATTTTGACTATCAAGTATTAGATAAGTTTCATTTAATTAACTATGTTAAAAATGCATTTATGCTTAAAAAATTCTTAAATAATTCAATTGTAAAACAATTTAAAAATGAGTTTAAAATCAAAGGAGTTTATAGTTATTTTGATAATATTTTTGAAAATTTTTCAATTTTAGATTGAGAGAAATTGTTTTCTGCTTTTATAAATTGAACCAAAAATAACAAACTAGATTACAGATTTAGTGAAGCGTTATTGAAATTAATTAAGTATATAAATAACCAAAAAGAGTTAATTTTTGATATTCCAAAAGCGATAAATAAGAGTTCTCACACTGAAAGTTATATTCATAATTACTTTAAAAAATACATTTCAAAAAAGGGTACATCTTACAAAATATCAACAATTATTGACCTTGTAAGTGATAATTTTGACTATAAAAATGGATTGCTCCAAATTTACTAA